The genomic DNA aaaaataaacatgctgaccagaccgctcctgcgcatgttgattttgtccacccacaccgGATGCAATCTGGACaagcaggttgaaatatcaaaacgaactctgaaccaacttGGGGACAGGCCAAAATGTTTtgaacatttatggcaatttaactAGCaggcttgctgttgctagctaaattgtcctgggatataaacattgggttgttattttacctgacatgcaaggtcctctactccgacaattaatccacagataaaatggTAAACTGAGTTTCTTTCtactaatctctcctccttcgggctttttcttcttcttctttggactttatatggaaGTTGGAAACCAACTgtaaggtgcattaccactaccaactggactggagtgtggacctcaattaatctttcaatcacccatgtgggtatatgtgcctaaaaaccaatgaggagatggcacgtgggtatatgctcctaaaaaggCGGGACTTGCAGTGCGTCAAatgtcacaaatagaaccaagttctattttagcgcctggctacgcaTACGCTCGTTGACGTATGCAAGTattgtgggtgcaatgattgaataacatgtatgtgtacatttattttgcaacgcacgCGACACGAGTGGCGTGGTCAGAATCTCACATGCTGACCAGAGCACCCCCTCGCATGTGTCCGCCATCACGCGCATGTTCAGTTTTGTCCACACACCAGACGCGATCAgaacacgcaggttgaaatatcaaaacgaactcttgaaccaactatattaatttggggacaggtcgaaaagcattaaacatttattgtaatttagctagctagcttcctgttgctagctaatttgtcctgggatataaacattgggttgttattttagcTGAAATGCagggtcctctactccgacagttactccacagataaaagggtcaACCGAGTTTGTTTCTAGTAAATGCTCCTCCTTCtgacttcttcttctttggactttatatggcggttggcaaccaactttcaGGTGCATTATCAGCACCAACTGAAGTGTGgaactcagttcatctttcaatcacccatgtgggtatatgtTGCTAAAAACCGTTGAGGAGGacatgggagaggcaggacttgcagagGGTCAAgagtcacaaatagaaccaagttcagGTGATCGTTGACATGTGGGTGCAATgactgaataacatgtatgtgcaCATTTATTTTTGCAATGCTCGCACACCCGACttgagcggtgtggtcagcatatCAGAGGTTCCTGCACCAGTGAGCTTCTGACGTTTCCACTGGATATATGGGATAATCAATCATGATATTTAGATTTTCCAAATACTGAGGAAATATCATTCGCAATGGACATAAATAAAACGGTACATTTTCTTCATTTTTCCTTGGCTTGTACGAGGCGAAGAAAAGAATGAGTGGTGTACAAGTTAAGACAATCAGACATTGCCAAATGGATGCACCATATTTTCGCCACAACCCTCTACCTTTCTTCTTGATGCAACATTTTAAGATTATACTGAAGACACATTATTATATTCACACATATTTtagatgcttttcactgacagccgcAACTCAATAAGCTAGACCTATTGCCAAGTACACTACTCAGTTGGCGGGCTTCCCAAACACACTTGTGTTTTAAAATAATACacagctatttaaaaaaaataataataataataatgatcgaCTGTGGCTAAGTTATGTTCCCTGGTGAAGTATTTTGAATGATTTTATTTAGAAAGGAGTAGTTGTATAATTTTGGCGAAATCCAGTATCCTAAAAGTGCACTGTGCACCCGCCCCTTTCCAAAACGCAAGAGGCTGAAACCAGAGATCGTTATATAATGAtaagatgctcatgtctccgctCTAAAAATGGAAGTCTTTGTCTCAAAGGCGGAAAGGCAGGCGACAAGCTTCAGCCTGCATGTTATTCGATAGAAACGCTTTGGGCTTATACTGGACAGATTTTGGCTAGAGTGTgccctctcgcttcgcctcttcctctctgctgtaTGTAGCCTATGTACAtaatctgatgctgtctggccagAAGTAGTATGACATGCCATAATATTTTGGTCCAGACAACATCAGATTGTTTGTCTCTGTCAAATAAATGATCAATATTTCAGTATTTTATTTGGACAGACAAGGAGAtatggtagggtgggccaggcacTCTAAGGCCCGCCCATAACTCCAGTCACTCAATTTAAAATCACCACAATGTGCCAATGCTATTACTGAAATCTCTATTCCTTGTTGCAATGTAAGGACTCAACATTGTGAAGATCAGAGAGAAACTTTTCCACTAGCCTTGCTGCTATGTGTCCCCTGGCGACCGGTTCATACATAAAACATCCTCTGTTCAGGCTTCGGTTTCCTCCTTAATACTATTTTTCCCACCACCATGTGGAGTGGCTAATGTTACTTCCGGATGTTGCTGACCATGTTCAGGCAGGGGTAAACAACAGACCCCCCCGGTGTGCAACATCCAGAAGTTGGTGGTGAAAAATATTATGCATATTGGCCTCCCGAATGGCgcagtgatctaaggcactgcatcgcagtgcaagctgtgccactagagattctccCGCGACCGAGAGACCCATTGACTCAGTCCCGCGACCGAGAGACCCATTGACTCAGTGTCGTCCgggtcaggggagggtttggccggcagggatgtccttgtcccatcgcgctttAGCAACTCCTGTgtcgggccgggtgcagtgcacgctgacacggttgccaggtgtacggtgtttcctccgacacattggtgcggctggcttctgggatAAGTGGGCATTGTGCCAAGAAGCAATGCGgcttggttgtgttgtgtttcggaggacgcacggctcgaccttcgcctctcaattggataccacgaaattgcggagaaaaaggggtaaaagtaaaaaaaataataataatttaaaaagtgCATATTTTCCAATTTTTTTCCTTCCACCCACAGACCATTACATCGAGAAAAGGAGGAAACCGACGCCGTTCCAGCCTGAATGGAGGATGTGTTTCTGTACGAACCTGTCGCTAGGGGACACGAGTGTATCACCGTCTGGGCACATTAAGTCTAGATGATAGTGGACAATAGCTCCCACTAGCGGCTGTCCAGGCTACTTTTTCACCTGCAGTTATACTCCGTTTTCTTCTCTCTCCAGTATGGCTCCAGTTGTAGTACTGGTTTTGCTTGGGACAATGATCAGTGGAACCTGGGTGAGGTCTTCATGAGACAGTTTTACACAATCTTTAACAGAGACCAGAACTGTGTGGGCTTGGCCCAGGCTGAAtcgttctgatatttcttcatttctttatttttggggatttgtgtgtattgttttgtattgttagatattactgcactgttggagctagaaacacaagcatttcgcagcacctgcgataacatctgctaaatatgtggaTGCTGACAACCACGCTGGTGCCCCAACACCACACTGAGACCATGCCTGTCTGCATCTGACTCTGAAAGATTCACCAGGACCGACCATCATTATTCCAGTTCTGTTTACATCTGAAGTGAACTGCAGACAGGTAATGAAAAGTGAACAAGCTCCACTACTGTGCGATTATTCCAATTATGCGAATAAAACAAAGTTAACCTGTATCAGATTTGTGATTTATTAAGTCTATTGTGCTGTTTTGCAAATGTGGTAGTTTGACTATTGACATGGATTCTCGTTCAGGTTGATTATGGGCCCATTCACAGTGTTAGACTGCATGTTCAGCTAAATCTTTCACAATACAGTCCACTAGATGGCATGAAAACCCATAGACTCACAAATACACTATATTATCGGCAGTCATTTCATTAAATCAGGAGGGGGCTTAAAGAGAAAGGATGAGTCATCTTCTGAATTcagtctacatacacacacacaactacatgCCAATCATTGAGCATCAGCAGGCACTGACTGCATGCACCATGCCATCTGTGCCGGCTCTAAATACAGTCATCATAGATTCAGGTCGTTCTTACATTTCTGCTGCGGGTTGATTGGTTCTAATTATAAACTATGCTTGAATATCTACTAGCTGGAAATGTGTCATTACCACACCTCAATACTTCCTATTACTTAACTATTTGTGACAATacatattgtacagtatgttactgcaAGGCCGTAGACCTAGTTGAAGTAAAAATGTGCAGGGATCTTTACATTTGTCATACACCCTCATCCAGAGTGACTAACTGTAGTAcatttcatactggtcccccattggatttgaacccacaaccctggcattgaaagagccatgctctaccaactgaaccacatGGGACCTAAGCATCTAGCATCTGCTGACATATCACCCAGTTTAATCAAACCTGTCAAAACCTGGATGATTTTGCTTTTGGTCAGCGTTGCTAAATCATGgattacgtcccaaatggcaccctattccctaaccagAGGCAAATGGGCCCtcgtcaaaggtagtgcactatatagcctTTTGGAATGAACCCAGGGTCTTTAGACGTCCCTCTCCAGTCCTCTTGAATCATTAATATAGTAGAAGTCTTCATTTAGACTTTAGCAGTATTACATTAGCGGGTTCTGGCACACATGCCTTCATATTATAGAATCTAGATGGAAATATACCTTTACTTCTGCAGATATTGACACTTAATCCATAATGACATTGAGTACAGTAATTTAGATTGGTGATAAACACAAACCCACACAGAAAAACACTGTCCTTCCCTCAGTTTACCTGTAATTAAGTTACCTGTAAATGGCAAAAGGGATGTGATGGTGTGCACCTACAGCCACAAGACAGTGCCAAAGGTAAATGGTCCAAAAGAGGGAGAATAAAAAGCCTGCATCAAATGGTGCCTGAAGAAAGTAAACGGACTGCTTATCCAGTGAACTGAGTTTTCACCTCAGTGATCCTGTGAGTTCTAACATTTCACCCCCGAGTGATCACAGTACATGTCATTAGGGTAATTTGCTGTAGAAAAAGAAGCCAGTGGAGTGGCATGCCATTTGGCCCCGTGCGCAGGCCTGAATATCATGCTTCACTAACACTGGACACTCGCGTCACAATATCGCAAGGAGGGCTGTAATAAAGCATCAATTCTAGGCGATCAGATATTGACAGTAGTAGGAAAAGTACCCATttgtcatacttgaataaaagtaaagataccttaatagaaaaggactcaagtaaaagttagtcacccagtaaaatacttgaGTAAGTTTTTGGTTTAAAAGTACAtctaattgctaaaatatatttaaatatcaaaagtgaaagtatatactataaataatttcaaatattatattaagcaaacctgaAAAAATTATTTTCTTGACTTTTTTTTGCGGAttgccaggggcagactccaacactcattTATAAATTAAGCATTTTTATATGGGAGTAAAAAGTAGATATTTTGTTTATGAATGTAGTGGAGTCAAAgtaatcaaaaatataaatagtaaagtagtAAAGTACAAtagtaaatagtaaagtacagataaacTACTTACCAAAAACACTACTTACACAGTcgctagtgaaagtctacacatcccttgcacagtcttcacatGTTGCTGCATGTTGCCCTAAGAGTTGTGCAAAATTGGAAGAATATGATTCCAAATTATTCACAGCTGTAAAGGCTGCTATAGGTGCTCCCACCAAGTATTACCTATGGGGTGTTAGGACACGCAATCAATACAACATTTTGTATTTCTTAGTCATTTGGAAAATGTTCTATAAATGTTCTATAATGTGGAGAACATTGTATAGATCGATAGGAAAACAATCTAATTTAATCTGTTTTTCTTATACAATTTTAAGGCAgaaaaatgtgaagactgtgcaaggggtgtgtagacttcCACTAGGCACTGTAATAAGTAATTCAAAGTATTTTTACATAGTTATGTGTCTCTTGAGTGCTTCTTTCCAAGAAAAACACAGTATCATCACACTTCATGTTTTGGAAGTTTGAGGTTGTGAATACAGTTGACAGGTACAGTGGATGAACAGGAAGGCATTTGAGAGCATAGCAGAGAGATTCTGACAAAAGTCTGTCATTACAGATTAATGTCTTTGTACTTGACCCAACAATTCATAAGCAGTAAGTAGTAAGTAACACAGACAGTAGGAAAACGCAGAACATCACAAGAAATGGCTACCACAAAGACACATAATACTTTTACATACGTATATAAACAGATAACAATTACTCAGCTGATTCCCTTTGTGAGTGTATAAGAGATTACACACCGGTTACGCTTTAAATATTTTAACCAATCATAGCTTGGTCAGAGATGATACATTTTTCTTCAGGAGATTATAATGAAGTCTTTATACAGAAGAGCCAGAGGTCCAATAGCTTCTACCAGAAATGACCATGTCAATTGTCAAATGTAAGGGTCTTCAAAGCATAACAAGATTATAGGTTATGATAATATTCTCATATAACATTATCTGTCTTTAATTTACAACTCCTCTGCTAGTATGCAAAAGCACATACAGTATCTTGCAACATCTTTATATAATAATGTATACTGTAGGGATACATACTATTAAACATCTGATTAATAGATAGTTAGATaatgtatatacacatacatatgaaACTATATGACCCTGAGCAGGCAGAAATATAGACATGAATGGATAGCTTAAGAAAGTCTTGCTTCTGAAAATGTTAGCGGCAcatgttttgttgtgtgtgttcAGTAACTGCTTTACTGTGAGTTAATAATGGGCCTTTCAGCTTATACTATAGGTTTGAGTATTTGGTCTTAAGAGGTGGGAGTCTGTCTTCAGAGATGTCCCTCTATAACAGCAGCGCAGTAAGTTCCTCCATCAAGGTACTGAAATTACGATGGCACCTGGTTTCAAGTTAAGAGGGCCAGAGATTCTCAGGTTGAAAAGCAGTTAGTCAAGGTTAGGTAATATCTAATGAAGTGTGTTAAGAAACCCCCATAGCATACAACTGGACTGAGTGACTAAACAGAGGTTCAGGTACAAAACAAGAGCTCAAACTTCATTGAGCTCAAACCTGATTTTCAGCTGGGTAACATTAGCATCTGACTGCTTCTTGACCATTTTTTCTGAGCTCATGGTGCTGGCATAATATCAATGACATTTGTTtatattatacctcctacatcaATCCTTAATCTTAGTTGTATCTGTTTAGCGATACAAGAATGACAGCAGAATATCTGTTGTTCCAGTGCTAAGAGTTGTGTTTCCTTCCCAAGCTCAACTGCGGCAGGGTTGCTAAGTAGGCTAGCGTATTAGCTGTACTACTGGCTGCTATTTCTACCATGTTTATAAGACAATCGCCCAGTCTGCGTTTGTCCGTTTGCTTAGGGACTTGAACCCATGCCCAGAAGTACTCAGTGGATTTTCACAGCAACTCCCTTTGGTAGGACTGGGCCTGGCTGCTAACAAATATCCTTTCTGTCCCACACTGTCCCATTAGCATCCCCCCCAATAATGACTAAGTGACAGAGACTATTATTAGCCTGGTGATCCAGGCGTCACAGCAGCACAGATGTATTGGAGCAATGTTGAGTCTATTCAAGTGAATACACTTCAATGCTGCTTCTGTTGGTTGCATAAATTCAGCTACAACTCATAACGTATTTGTGCCCCTTGTCACTGGAAAGAATCAACAATATTGGTATTCTAACACAAAGGGATGAAGCATTTGATGAACACATAGATTGCTACAGAATAAATTAGTGAGAATTAATCCTCATTTGGTTGAAAGTTCTTGTTTTATAAAAAGACAAGATAGTGTAATCCCACTACGTAAAGCTACTTACCCTATTGAATTTCTACATATGGAAAATGGATAAAACATCAAAATTACAGTCCTACTGAGGCAGCTGAGTCACCCATCCTCCACCCTCCCCCCAGTGTTTTTATGTGGAAGATCCTCCAGTTGAAGCGAAACACCATCTCACACAACAATAGGGGTGTCCGAGTACACAGAGCTCAGAGACTCTGCGTCTGACTTCCTTCTCTGTTcctgcctccctctgtcctcctcctgccactcctcatcctcctccccacATGGGCTCAGTCGCCCATTCTGCTCCAGCAGGCCCTTTGGGTCCAGGTAGGTGACATGCCTGTTAAAGGGAGGCTTGTCAAAGGCACCCCCTCCACCTCCGCCCCCCTCCGGGCCTGTGTCCTCATGTGTGGGAGAGACGCTAAGGATGGAGGAGTGAAGGCTGTCCCCCGGGGCTCTCTTGTCCAGGCCCTGGCCCGGGCAGCAGATGCAGCTGCagggtgtgaggtagaggtagatgAGCACCATCATCGCACTGGCCAGACAGCCCACCAATGTGGTGTAGGCCGTCTTCATGCCCTCCTGCCCTCCAGCCTGAGTGGCGTTGTGCACTAACACAGTCACATACAGGGTCTCGTTGAAGGATTCCCCCACTGCGTAACAGGTGTAGATCCCAGAGTCCTCGAGCGTGATGGGGCCGACCTGCAGGCTGCCGTCGCTGAGGACCCTGGAACTTTGGTTACCAGAAGACAACTGCACATTGCCGGGAAGGACCCAGCTCTTCAGCATGTACCTCTGCCTAGTGTCACAGCCCAGTCTTATGAACTGCTCAAGGTAGGCCTCCTCGTCTAAAATGGTCACTGCGCTGCAATTCAGATGGACCTTGTTCAGCTCCAGGGTGAGTGCCTTCTCCTTCTGTGTGCCTGGGAGGAGGCAGGTGTGGTCATCTCTGAAATCAGTGGCAGAGCTGAGCTCCTGGCGGTGCCAGCGGGCCAGCATGCTGTACAGCTCACAGCTGCAGGGCAGCGGGTTGTTGTGGAAGTAGAGGCCATTCTTGATCCAGGCAGGCAGGACCTGGAGCTCCTGTATGGGCAGTAGTTTGAGCCGATTGGTGGACACGTCCAACAGAGTGAGCTTCTCCAGCCGATTCCTCTCTTTGACCAGCTCCAGGGGGAAGCGTTGGATCTGGTTCTGACTGAGGTAGAGCTTCTGCAGGCTGTTGAGGCTGGAGAAGGCAGTGCGGTCAATCTGGGAGATGTAGTTGTTGTAAAGCAGAAGCACTTCCAGGTGCTCCAGGGGCTCGAAGATGAACTCCTCCAGAATTTTCAGGCCATTTGAGGAAAGGTCCAGGTAGCGCAACCGTGTGACATATAGGAAGGCCTCGGAAGAGAGGAAGGTGAGGCCGTTGTGGCTGAGCAGGAGGCTGTGCAGCATGCTGAGCTTGACAGGGGTCCATTCAGCTTTCAGTTTACTGATTTGGTTGAAGCTAAGGTCCAGCACAGCAGTGTAGCGAGGAAAAGCCATGGGGATGCTGGTCAGGTTCATCTTGGAGCAGCTAACGATGTTGCTGGCGCACAAACAGGTTTTGTGGCAGGTGACAGATTTTGAGCTGGTTGTTGCTCCTGAAGGCAGTAGGAGACTCAGGACCAGAAGGGCAAAGAGCCCCTTAATAGACACTCCTTCTATGGCACAGCGGGAACCAGAGAGTTTGCCATCCACCATGTCAGGTGCAGGCATGGTAGAGGATGTTGAATGTATTTTTAGATAGGGAATCTTAGTCTTCACAAATGCAGAATTTAGACTTCATATGACATACATCCTCAATCGGCCATGTGCTGAAAGAAAATATTTTGGAGGTCAGCAGCACATTGCTTCCCTTTACCTTGATATTTGTAGTGTCCTCTGACTAAAATTATGCCAACACCTAGCAATAACATAAAACAACCACATGACAGTCATAACTCACACACGTGGTCTGTCAAGCATAGTAAATGCCCTACTAAACAGTAATAGATGAGCAGAATATCTTCCATGCACTTTAACCATACGCACATGGTAGACTTACCGGGGTGCATTGCACCACAGGCCGCTACAAGTTCCCATAATAAGTTGAACTTCATGCGTCTCAGAACAGATCTCTAATTTCTACGCTTGTTTCATTCACTAACTCATGTTCGACATTGAATACACTGCATACATTACATCCTACATGTCTAGCCACATTAGCCACAAAAAGCACTGCCGATATCCTATTGCTAAAGAGGAGAGTAGGCTATCTATTATTAATAAAGCCAAAACAATTTAAATACTTTTCTATTAGCTGATGCCATGCAACATAGTTTTGTTTTCAAAACCTATAGAAACGTTCAACATCCAGGTGACCTCTGCCTAAAATAAATGATCCACTAGCATTATTTTACCTTCCGCTCCCTCTCAAGGCGTAAACTGAAGAAAATCAAAGGCGATATTAAGAAATGTCGCAGGTTTGTACAGCAAGTGGACCCAGGACCTCGATGGAAAATAGTATCCTACCAATTGGCTATACTTCATATAATAAGAAAATGCAATTCGAAGTGATTCCTTAAGAGCGGAGTAGACCACAGCCTATGATGTCAAGCCTTCTATACCGTATCAGAGAGAGCGAAGCAGCAGCCTTCTGCCGGATGAAGAGCCTTCTGATTGATTACTGGGAGGGCGCTCACGCGATGCACTATTACAAACACAGCACCGACCTCGAGTCAAATCCGTTAGTTTCCACTCCAGTAGCTCAATGCAACATTTGTACGGATTATTATCATGGAAGGTAGAATAAAACGATTAAATACAGATTAGGATAAAGGGGTATTAAATTATATTTATTTTAGGTGATTTAATTCCCTTCAGACTGTAGGTCTAATAACAGGTACAACATTTACACAGGGGTGTATAAATGTGGCCCCATTGTACTATACCTATTTTGGCTTCTTAACTTCGAAAATAGGTATTGCAATATGATGAGAAAAAAAGTAATGTCAACTGAATCAGAATGATAATCTGAGCTAACCTATaggccagggatgggcaactggcggccCGCGGGGTTGCATgcaatgcttcatttgtaaattgggAGGTGCCTGAACAA from Oncorhynchus keta strain PuntledgeMale-10-30-2019 chromosome 10, Oket_V2, whole genome shotgun sequence includes the following:
- the LOC118389480 gene encoding amphoterin-induced protein 1-like, with translation MPAPDMVDGKLSGSRCAIEGVSIKGLFALLVLSLLLPSGATTSSKSVTCHKTCLCASNIVSCSKMNLTSIPMAFPRYTAVLDLSFNQISKLKAEWTPVKLSMLHSLLLSHNGLTFLSSEAFLYVTRLRYLDLSSNGLKILEEFIFEPLEHLEVLLLYNNYISQIDRTAFSSLNSLQKLYLSQNQIQRFPLELVKERNRLEKLTLLDVSTNRLKLLPIQELQVLPAWIKNGLYFHNNPLPCSCELYSMLARWHRQELSSATDFRDDHTCLLPGTQKEKALTLELNKVHLNCSAVTILDEEAYLEQFIRLGCDTRQRYMLKSWVLPGNVQLSSGNQSSRVLSDGSLQVGPITLEDSGIYTCYAVGESFNETLYVTVLVHNATQAGGQEGMKTAYTTLVGCLASAMMVLIYLYLTPCSCICCPGQGLDKRAPGDSLHSSILSVSPTHEDTGPEGGGGGGGAFDKPPFNRHVTYLDPKGLLEQNGRLSPCGEEDEEWQEEDRGRQEQRRKSDAESLSSVYSDTPIVV